The proteins below are encoded in one region of Brachyspira hampsonii:
- the hemH gene encoding ferrochelatase: MNNDKKETVILFNMGGANSIKDADKFLINMFNDYHILNIKNSFMRSIIAKKIANKIKPNVIKHYEAIGGKSPINEYTEMLVNKLNELDNSKDYKYAMNYSNPLSYDVLKELKHNNVAEITLFSMYPQYSEVTVKSSLESIYKALKRLKYNPKINIIDRYYDNEYYNNSIVKLIKDRIKDKNSEEYILIFSAHSIPKMYIDKGDPYKYECNCNAEILKDKLYKEGLHFKDIVLSYQSKIGKLEWLSPTTIDMIKKYSGEKLIIYPLAFTIDNSETIYEIDIEYRKEAISKYNIKDFILCPCLNDSTYFAKTIIELSNINKEVNMYDKII; encoded by the coding sequence ATGAATAATGATAAAAAAGAAACAGTTATACTTTTTAATATGGGAGGAGCTAACAGCATAAAAGATGCAGACAAATTTTTAATCAATATGTTTAATGATTATCATATATTAAATATAAAAAATAGTTTCATGAGAAGCATTATAGCAAAAAAGATAGCAAATAAGATTAAACCTAATGTAATAAAGCATTATGAAGCTATAGGCGGAAAATCTCCAATAAATGAATATACAGAAATGCTTGTTAATAAACTCAATGAATTAGACAATTCAAAAGATTATAAATATGCTATGAATTATAGTAATCCTTTATCTTATGATGTATTAAAAGAATTAAAACATAATAATGTTGCAGAAATCACATTATTTAGTATGTATCCTCAGTATTCAGAAGTTACTGTAAAATCATCATTAGAAAGTATTTATAAGGCTCTGAAAAGATTAAAATACAATCCCAAAATAAATATAATAGACAGATACTATGACAATGAATATTATAACAATTCTATAGTTAAATTAATAAAAGACCGTATAAAAGATAAAAATAGTGAAGAATACATATTAATATTTTCAGCACATTCTATACCTAAAATGTATATTGATAAAGGAGATCCTTATAAATATGAATGCAATTGCAATGCAGAAATATTAAAAGATAAACTTTATAAAGAAGGATTACATTTTAAAGATATTGTACTTTCTTATCAGTCAAAAATAGGAAAATTAGAATGGCTTTCTCCTACTACAATAGATATGATAAAAAAATACAGCGGTGAAAAATTGATAATATACCCCTTGGCATTTACTATAGACAATTCCGAGACAATTTATGAGATAGATATAGAATACAGAAAAGAGGCTATCAGTAAATATAACATTAAAGATTTTATATTATGTCCTTGTTTAAATGACAGCACATATTTTGCTAAAACTATTATTGAATTATCAAATATTAATAAAGAAGTTAATATGTATGATAAAATTATTTAA
- a CDS encoding catalase, protein MSDKKLTTEFGAPVENNQNSITAGARGPMLLQDVWFMEKMAHFDREVIPERRMHAKGSGAYGTFTVTHDITKYTKAKIFSEVGKKTDLFVRFSTVAGERGAADAERDIRGFAIKFYTEEGNWDLVGNNTPVFYFRDPLKFPDLNHAVKRDPKTNMRSAQNKWDFLTSLPEAIHQITIDMSDRGIPYSYRHMHGFSSHAYSFINKEGKRYWVKFHFKTQQGIKNLTDAEAEAIIAKDRESSQKDLFEAIERGDFPKWNMKIQIMTEEQANASKRNPFDLTKTWSQKEYPLIDVGVLELNRNPENYFAEVEQSAFSPSTIVPGIGFSPDRMLQGRLFSYTDTQRYRLGVNYSSIPVNAPKFKSNTYHRDGYMRVESNGSKVEYEPNSQGEWKEQREYAEPPLKIYGDAYRYDHREDDDDYYTDARALFNLMTDAQKQVLFENTARDMNGVTKEVQLRHIKNCMNVDKAYGLGVLKALGFDEKDIK, encoded by the coding sequence ATGTCTGATAAAAAATTAACAACTGAATTCGGTGCTCCGGTTGAAAATAATCAGAATTCTATTACAGCAGGTGCAAGAGGTCCTATGCTTTTACAAGATGTATGGTTTATGGAGAAGATGGCACATTTTGACAGAGAAGTTATACCTGAAAGAAGAATGCATGCCAAAGGTTCAGGTGCTTATGGTACATTTACTGTAACTCATGACATAACAAAATATACCAAAGCAAAAATATTTTCTGAAGTTGGAAAGAAAACTGATTTATTTGTAAGATTTTCTACAGTGGCAGGTGAGAGAGGGGCTGCAGATGCTGAGAGGGATATAAGAGGTTTTGCTATTAAATTTTATACTGAAGAAGGAAACTGGGATTTAGTTGGAAATAACACTCCTGTATTTTATTTCAGAGATCCTTTAAAATTCCCGGATCTAAACCATGCTGTAAAGAGAGATCCAAAAACTAATATGAGAAGTGCTCAGAATAAATGGGATTTTCTTACTTCTTTACCTGAAGCTATTCACCAAATAACTATAGATATGAGCGACAGAGGAATACCTTATAGTTATAGGCATATGCATGGTTTCAGCAGTCATGCTTATAGTTTCATAAACAAAGAAGGTAAGAGATATTGGGTAAAATTCCATTTCAAAACTCAGCAGGGTATTAAAAATTTAACAGATGCTGAAGCCGAAGCAATAATAGCAAAAGACAGAGAAAGTTCTCAGAAAGATTTATTTGAAGCTATAGAAAGAGGAGATTTTCCAAAATGGAATATGAAAATTCAAATAATGACAGAAGAGCAGGCTAATGCAAGCAAAAGAAATCCATTTGACTTAACAAAAACTTGGTCTCAGAAAGAGTATCCTCTAATTGATGTTGGAGTATTAGAATTAAATAGAAATCCTGAAAATTATTTTGCAGAGGTAGAGCAGTCAGCATTTAGTCCTTCTACAATAGTTCCTGGTATAGGATTCTCACCAGACAGAATGCTTCAAGGAAGATTATTTTCATATACTGATACACAAAGATATAGACTTGGAGTTAACTATTCAAGCATACCTGTAAATGCTCCAAAATTTAAATCTAACACTTATCATAGAGACGGATATATGCGTGTAGAATCTAATGGTTCTAAAGTGGAATATGAGCCAAACTCTCAGGGAGAATGGAAGGAACAGAGAGAATATGCTGAACCTCCGCTAAAAATTTACGGCGATGCATACAGATATGATCATAGAGAAGATGATGATGATTATTACACTGATGCAAGAGCTTTATTCAATCTCATGACAGATGCTCAAAAGCAAGTATTATTTGAAAATACTGCAAGAGATATGAACGGAGTTACTAAGGAAGTGCAATTAAGACATATAAAAAATTGTATGAATGTTGATAAGGCTTACGGACTTGGGGTTCTTAAGGCATTGGGCTTTGATGAGAAAGACATAAAATAA
- the dapF gene encoding diaminopimelate epimerase has translation MTLSFTKMHGIGNDYIYIDCFKEKFTPEDASKYSPILSNRHYSIGADGIILIMPSDKADAKMRMFNADGSESEMCGNGIRCVAKYVYDKGISKNNPLKIETLRGILDAELFIKNNEVDKVEINMSSPIFEGLKIPTTIDKNPIIDEPITFNGKTYYFTAVSMGNPHAVIFIDDIDNLDINSIGSYIENNSIFPNRTNVEFVEIINRGEVKQRTWERGSGETLACGTGASAVCAAGFISKRTDNIILNHLLGGDLILRYENNTVFMKGEARYSFEGAVVL, from the coding sequence ATGACTTTATCTTTTACTAAAATGCATGGAATAGGAAATGATTATATTTATATAGATTGCTTTAAAGAGAAATTTACTCCTGAAGATGCTTCTAAATATTCTCCAATACTAAGTAATAGGCATTATTCTATAGGTGCTGATGGTATAATACTTATAATGCCAAGCGATAAAGCCGATGCTAAAATGAGAATGTTTAATGCTGACGGAAGCGAATCTGAGATGTGCGGTAATGGTATAAGATGCGTAGCTAAATATGTTTACGATAAGGGCATAAGTAAAAATAATCCGCTTAAAATAGAAACATTAAGAGGGATATTGGATGCTGAATTATTTATAAAGAATAATGAAGTTGATAAAGTTGAAATTAATATGAGTTCTCCTATATTTGAGGGGCTTAAAATACCTACAACTATAGATAAAAATCCTATTATTGATGAGCCTATAACATTTAATGGTAAAACATACTATTTTACTGCTGTATCTATGGGAAATCCTCATGCTGTGATATTTATAGATGATATTGATAATTTAGATATAAATTCTATAGGAAGTTATATAGAAAATAATAGTATATTTCCCAACAGAACTAATGTTGAATTTGTAGAGATAATAAATAGGGGAGAGGTAAAGCAGAGAACTTGGGAGAGAGGAAGCGGAGAAACTCTAGCCTGCGGTACAGGTGCTTCAGCTGTATGTGCTGCCGGATTTATAAGTAAAAGAACTGATAATATTATACTTAATCATCTTTTAGGAGGTGATTTAATATTAAGATATGAAAATAATACAGTATTCATGAAAGGTGAAGCTAGATATTCTTTTGAAGGAGCTGTTGTACTATAA
- a CDS encoding lytic transglycosylase domain-containing protein — MKRSVIILVLFLCNLNLETHSFNINDYSFPSNDWVTLIKDVSNHYSQDFWFIKDVFDVCSNYDVDPLLMVALIKVESSFIPTALSRKNAYGYCQITPIANKDVDPSLNRYNPRENIILGVRFINKILDKFDGDIVKSLRYYNAGNAYDVYGESYAEKIKYEYNTMVRLYVKDESSYGAIYRKEAF, encoded by the coding sequence ATGAAAAGATCAGTTATAATATTAGTCTTATTTCTTTGCAATCTCAATTTGGAGACGCATAGTTTCAATATCAATGATTATTCTTTTCCTTCCAATGATTGGGTAACATTAATTAAAGATGTATCTAATCATTATAGTCAGGATTTTTGGTTTATAAAAGATGTTTTTGATGTTTGCAGTAACTATGATGTTGATCCTTTATTAATGGTTGCTTTGATTAAAGTGGAAAGCAGCTTTATACCTACAGCACTTTCAAGAAAAAATGCTTATGGATACTGCCAAATAACTCCTATTGCAAATAAGGATGTTGATCCTAGTTTAAATAGATATAATCCAAGAGAGAATATTATACTTGGGGTAAGGTTCATAAATAAAATTTTGGATAAATTTGACGGAGATATAGTAAAGTCTCTTAGATATTATAATGCTGGAAATGCGTACGATGTATATGGAGAATCTTACGCTGAGAAGATAAAATATGAATATAATACGATGGTTAGACTTTATGTGAAAGATGAAAGTTCTTATGGTGCTATATACAGAAAAGAGGCCTTTTAA
- the flgG gene encoding flagellar basal-body rod protein FlgG, with protein sequence MVRSLWTAASGMNGMQFKTDTIANNLANVNTIGYKKVRADFEDLIYQNLKIQGTPATEDTVRPVGLQTGLGVKSASTQKMFDQGSLQATGNKLDLALEGEGFFQVLMPDGSVSYTRDGSFKIDANGQMVTSNGYRLVPEIVFPENFLVEQISISREGVVSVKIGDENDPVEIGQITLHRFINQPGLLSIGDNLYKETIASGPAFEGEPGANGFPRIHQGFVEMSNVKVVDEMVDMIVAQRAYEMNSKAVQTSDNLLATVVNLKR encoded by the coding sequence ATGGTACGTTCTTTATGGACAGCAGCAAGCGGTATGAACGGTATGCAATTTAAAACTGACACTATCGCAAATAACCTTGCCAATGTTAACACTATAGGATATAAAAAAGTAAGAGCTGATTTTGAAGATTTAATATATCAAAACTTAAAAATACAAGGCACACCAGCCACAGAAGATACCGTAAGACCTGTAGGACTTCAAACAGGACTCGGTGTAAAAAGTGCTTCTACACAAAAAATGTTTGATCAAGGTTCTTTACAGGCAACAGGAAATAAACTTGATTTGGCATTGGAAGGAGAAGGTTTCTTTCAAGTATTAATGCCGGACGGAAGCGTTTCATATACTAGAGACGGATCTTTCAAAATTGATGCTAACGGTCAAATGGTTACTTCAAACGGATACAGATTGGTTCCAGAAATAGTATTCCCAGAAAACTTTTTGGTAGAACAAATATCTATATCAAGAGAAGGTGTTGTATCTGTAAAAATAGGTGATGAAAATGATCCTGTAGAAATAGGTCAAATTACACTTCATAGATTTATCAATCAGCCAGGACTTCTTTCTATAGGCGATAATTTATACAAAGAAACTATAGCAAGCGGACCTGCTTTTGAAGGCGAACCTGGTGCTAATGGATTTCCTAGAATACATCAGGGATTTGTAGAAATGTCAAATGTTAAAGTAGTTGATGAAATGGTTGATATGATAGTGGCACAAAGAGCTTATGAGATGAACTCTAAAGCAGTACAAACTAGCGATAATTTGCTTGCTACTGTTGTAAACTTAAAAAGATAA
- a CDS encoding AAA family ATPase has protein sequence MSYSKLIIKNFGKIKEAEIELSNFILFVGDNNSGKSYLMTLIYGLMKYSTEIADIMFYDNEFIYGLEEYKYIHDIVDKYVLINENINCGKDIFKIFSDTKNNNLLSKNELNIFYNFLNKLLNKYKIEILKFIFNDDDNIINLESIYFDYSNYLFDVLITLNHVTINKKNNFMTSFEYKSIDYISLIKNIISSILENTFFDLKFLPTSRTGFLLTYKELSKISNMQQFSIGEKKEKTIFQKPIIDFINSLIDLSYNYEENEDFKDIIEILENNILKGKININKETNAIYYQPNNKDLKVPMHLCSAVITEVAPLYLFLKYYSILGDLFIEEPELSLHLKLQKQLARVLINLVNKKRNVIISTHSDTILEHINNMAVLHSMKDDNKKNQILKDYSYTENDTIDIDKIRIYQFDTDDNDITTIKELKGDIETGFYIETFHKYINNASLEYDAINED, from the coding sequence ATGTCATATTCCAAGCTAATAATTAAAAATTTCGGTAAGATAAAAGAGGCAGAAATAGAGCTTTCTAATTTTATACTTTTTGTAGGTGATAATAACAGCGGAAAAAGCTATTTGATGACATTGATATACGGTTTGATGAAATATAGTACAGAAATTGCGGATATTATGTTTTATGATAATGAATTCATTTATGGTTTGGAAGAATATAAATATATTCATGATATAGTAGATAAGTATGTTTTAATTAATGAGAATATAAATTGTGGTAAAGATATATTTAAGATTTTTTCAGATACCAAAAATAATAATTTACTATCAAAAAATGAACTTAATATATTCTATAATTTTTTAAACAAACTATTAAATAAATATAAAATAGAAATTTTAAAATTTATTTTCAATGATGATGATAATATAATAAATTTAGAAAGTATATATTTTGATTATTCAAATTATTTATTTGATGTTCTAATTACCTTAAACCATGTAACTATTAATAAAAAAAACAATTTTATGACTAGTTTTGAATATAAAAGTATTGATTACATATCACTAATTAAAAATATTATTAGTAGTATATTAGAAAATACTTTCTTTGATTTAAAATTTTTACCTACATCAAGGACAGGTTTTTTATTAACTTATAAAGAATTATCAAAAATATCAAATATGCAGCAATTTAGTATTGGAGAGAAAAAAGAAAAAACTATATTTCAGAAACCTATTATAGATTTTATTAATAGTTTAATAGATTTATCTTATAATTATGAGGAAAACGAAGACTTTAAAGATATAATAGAAATACTTGAAAACAATATATTAAAAGGCAAAATTAATATCAATAAAGAAACAAATGCTATTTATTATCAGCCGAATAATAAAGATTTAAAAGTACCTATGCATTTATGCTCTGCTGTTATAACTGAAGTAGCACCATTATATTTATTTTTGAAATATTATTCTATTTTAGGTGATTTATTTATTGAGGAGCCGGAATTATCATTGCATTTAAAATTGCAGAAACAATTAGCTCGTGTATTAATAAACTTAGTTAATAAAAAAAGAAATGTCATCATATCCACTCATAGCGACACTATATTGGAACATATAAACAATATGGCAGTTCTTCATAGTATGAAAGATGATAATAAAAAAAATCAAATATTAAAAGATTATTCATATACAGAAAATGACACTATAGATATAGATAAAATTAGGATATATCAATTCGATACTGATGATAATGATATAACAACTATAAAAGAATTAAAAGGCGACATAGAAACAGGATTTTATATAGAAACATTTCATAAATATATAAATAATGCCTCTTTAGAATATGATGCAATAAATGAAGATTAA
- a CDS encoding AAA family ATPase produces the protein MTDNLNNSENENGISNEVASASRDLQAISEASKMALDVVNAIKNEIKKVIIGQENMLDKLLLGIICDGHVLLEGVPGLAKTLTVKSLASTIDASYKRIQFTPDLLPADIVGTEIYDIKNSVFLPKQGPIFSNIILADEINRSPAKVQSALLEAMGEHQVTIGDKTYKLPDVFLVLATQNPIEQEGTYPLPEAQVDRFMLKVIVKYPTKSEEKTIIKNMSSSKPAELKPITTIETIEKLRKLANQIHIEERLIDYIVNIIDATRNPKDYKLQSEYIEYGASPRAGIYLTKAAKANAMMQGRGFVMPEDIRAVAYEILRHRISVSYEAQAENVTSDMIIESLLANINVP, from the coding sequence ATGACAGATAATTTAAATAACAGCGAAAATGAAAATGGTATCAGTAATGAAGTGGCTAGTGCAAGCAGGGATTTACAGGCTATATCAGAAGCCTCTAAAATGGCTCTTGATGTAGTAAATGCTATAAAAAATGAAATAAAAAAAGTAATAATCGGGCAGGAAAACATGCTGGATAAACTCCTATTAGGAATTATATGCGATGGGCATGTATTATTAGAAGGAGTACCAGGACTTGCAAAAACATTAACTGTAAAATCATTGGCAAGTACAATAGATGCAAGCTATAAAAGAATACAGTTTACACCGGATTTGCTTCCTGCAGATATAGTAGGTACTGAAATTTATGATATAAAAAATTCAGTATTTCTTCCTAAACAAGGACCTATATTTTCTAATATAATATTAGCAGATGAGATAAACCGTTCGCCTGCTAAAGTACAGTCAGCACTCTTAGAGGCTATGGGAGAACATCAGGTTACAATAGGAGATAAAACATATAAACTTCCTGATGTATTTTTGGTATTAGCTACTCAGAACCCTATAGAACAGGAGGGAACATATCCTCTTCCTGAAGCTCAGGTTGACAGATTTATGCTTAAAGTTATAGTAAAATACCCTACTAAAAGCGAAGAAAAAACTATAATAAAAAACATGTCATCTTCCAAACCTGCAGAATTGAAGCCTATTACTACTATAGAAACTATAGAAAAATTAAGAAAGTTAGCTAATCAAATTCATATAGAAGAAAGACTGATTGATTATATAGTGAACATAATAGATGCGACAAGAAATCCTAAAGATTATAAACTTCAAAGCGAATACATAGAATACGGAGCTTCTCCAAGAGCAGGAATATATTTGACTAAAGCCGCAAAAGCAAATGCTATGATGCAGGGAAGAGGATTTGTAATGCCTGAAGATATAAGAGCTGTTGCCTATGAGATATTAAGACATAGAATAAGTGTAAGCTATGAAGCACAGGCTGAAAATGTAACAAGCGATATGATAATAGAAAGTCTGCTTGCCAATATAAATGTACCTTAA
- a CDS encoding BatD family protein — MITVNTLYPIVIIEEKVSKKSMYLWQNLEYTLIYTGDADKFKAEGINTNAISDFEVLNERVEIETIHKDNEIPTMNYKIIYTMKPLRNGKLKIPELEARYYNVERGNSLVPKEQMINEYNIRVFSSWFLLIMIGQWVVIILIALLIYKFIRDQYKLNKKNFENKKNHNQNNI; from the coding sequence ATGATAACAGTAAATACACTATACCCTATAGTTATAATAGAAGAAAAAGTGAGTAAGAAAAGCATGTATTTATGGCAGAATTTAGAGTATACTCTAATATATACAGGAGATGCAGATAAATTTAAAGCAGAGGGTATAAATACAAATGCTATAAGCGATTTTGAAGTTCTCAATGAAAGAGTAGAAATAGAAACTATACATAAAGATAATGAAATACCAACTATGAATTATAAGATAATATATACTATGAAGCCCTTAAGAAATGGAAAATTGAAAATACCTGAGTTGGAAGCTAGATATTATAATGTAGAAAGAGGAAATAGTTTAGTGCCTAAAGAGCAGATGATAAATGAATATAATATAAGAGTATTCAGTTCATGGTTCTTATTAATAATGATAGGACAATGGGTTGTAATAATTCTTATAGCACTTTTAATTTATAAGTTTATAAGAGATCAGTATAAATTAAATAAAAAAAACTTTGAAAATAAAAAAAATCATAATCAAAATAATATATAA
- a CDS encoding ArsR/SmtB family transcription factor: MKNNIKKDIETSDEEYLNNDDDCEISTKDSNISSLIPKLPNDEEFSLLAGFFSVFSDPTRLKIISALSEKELCVHELSSLLEMKQPSISQHLKMLWQARVVKKRKVGLHVFYRLDDEHIEKIYTWGYEHVKE; the protein is encoded by the coding sequence ATGAAAAACAATATAAAAAAAGATATTGAGACTTCTGATGAGGAATATTTAAATAATGATGATGATTGTGAAATAAGTACAAAAGATTCAAATATATCATCACTTATTCCAAAACTTCCAAATGATGAAGAGTTTTCGCTTTTAGCTGGATTTTTCTCAGTGTTTTCAGATCCTACCAGACTTAAAATAATATCAGCATTAAGCGAGAAAGAGTTATGTGTGCATGAATTATCATCTTTACTTGAGATGAAGCAGCCTTCTATATCGCAGCATTTAAAGATGCTATGGCAGGCTAGGGTGGTTAAAAAAAGGAAGGTAGGACTTCATGTTTTTTACAGGCTAGATGATGAACATATAGAAAAGATTTATACTTGGGGGTATGAGCATGTTAAAGAATAA